A single window of Caldimicrobium thiodismutans DNA harbors:
- a CDS encoding ABC transporter ATP-binding protein yields the protein MENETLRFIKYILKYAQGFLKPLFLGLIFSVLSSFVTGLGTWSIKPIFNFVFLEKHYEYFKYVPLYLVLIFTLNGLFSLFQAYFMKSLSTGIINSIRLDLFKKCLTLPYAKLQRERSGQTVSKVINDTSQIEPILGESSQTLIKETLTVLVLLGVAFYQRWDLTLLALITLPAIVLGTKYLGTKTRRARRLTQASTGELTHRMSEILQGIKEIKLASSKEILIKFFAKELEKFYKLSLKVTKYRESSKSLVDLMTGIGGAILIGYGGVLIIRGDLSPGAFLSLLTAILLIFNPIRKIARAYTGLKEAQGAWIRIEEVFNLEEEKGGYIKATSPQEGFFLKGVSFCYDDSLPKVLDNINLKIPARKMTALVGPSGAGKSTLISLLPRFYDPTEGEIYLDNKPLKELDLESLRGLFGMVWQEPFLFNLSIWDNLILVKPTASAEEVREACRFSQALDFIEALPKGFGTILGEEGLTLSGGQKQRLALARVFLRRPPVIILDEATSQIDSLTERAIESALDTLRKDHTLIVIAHRLSTIIKADKIIVLDKGKIVSEGTHTELLGLCPLYRELYHTFVR from the coding sequence TTGGAAAATGAAACTTTAAGGTTTATTAAATATATCCTAAAATATGCACAGGGTTTTCTAAAACCCCTTTTTCTTGGGCTAATTTTTTCGGTCCTTTCTTCTTTTGTGACTGGTCTTGGCACCTGGTCAATTAAACCTATTTTTAACTTTGTTTTTCTTGAAAAACACTATGAGTATTTCAAATATGTCCCCCTTTATCTTGTTTTAATTTTTACTTTAAATGGCCTTTTTTCTCTTTTTCAGGCTTATTTTATGAAAAGCTTATCAACAGGAATAATTAATAGTATTCGTCTGGATTTATTCAAAAAATGTTTGACTCTTCCCTATGCAAAGCTCCAGAGAGAAAGAAGCGGTCAAACTGTTTCTAAGGTAATTAATGATACCTCTCAAATAGAGCCCATTCTGGGGGAGAGTTCTCAAACCTTGATTAAAGAAACATTAACTGTTTTGGTTCTTTTGGGGGTTGCCTTTTATCAGCGCTGGGATCTTACTTTACTTGCCCTTATTACCCTTCCTGCCATTGTTCTTGGAACCAAATATCTGGGAACAAAGACACGAAGGGCCAGAAGATTAACTCAGGCCTCAACCGGTGAACTTACCCATCGCATGAGTGAAATCCTTCAGGGAATTAAAGAGATTAAATTGGCAAGTTCTAAAGAGATTTTAATTAAATTTTTTGCTAAGGAACTTGAAAAATTTTATAAACTTAGCCTTAAGGTAACCAAATATCGAGAGTCTTCAAAAAGTTTAGTTGATTTAATGACTGGAATAGGTGGAGCTATTTTGATTGGATATGGTGGGGTATTGATTATAAGGGGGGATCTTAGTCCAGGAGCCTTTCTTTCTCTCTTGACAGCCATCCTTCTAATTTTTAATCCCATCCGTAAGATTGCAAGGGCTTATACTGGGCTTAAAGAGGCTCAAGGGGCCTGGATTCGTATTGAGGAGGTCTTTAATCTTGAAGAGGAAAAAGGAGGTTATATTAAGGCAACTTCACCTCAAGAGGGTTTTTTCCTTAAAGGGGTTAGTTTTTGTTACGATGATTCCCTGCCTAAGGTCTTAGATAACATCAATTTAAAAATTCCTGCCCGAAAAATGACTGCTTTAGTAGGACCAAGTGGAGCAGGAAAAAGCACCTTAATATCCCTTCTTCCAAGGTTTTATGATCCAACAGAGGGAGAAATTTACTTAGATAATAAACCTTTAAAAGAATTAGATCTTGAGAGCTTGCGAGGGCTATTTGGAATGGTCTGGCAAGAGCCTTTCCTTTTTAATTTGTCCATTTGGGACAATCTGATTCTTGTTAAACCCACAGCCAGTGCAGAAGAAGTAAGAGAGGCCTGCAGATTTTCTCAAGCCTTAGATTTTATTGAAGCCCTACCCAAGGGTTTTGGAACAATCCTTGGAGAAGAGGGCTTAACTCTTTCTGGAGGACAAAAACAGAGACTGGCTTTAGCCAGAGTTTTTTTAAGGCGCCCCCCTGTGATTATTCTTGATGAGGCAACCAGCCAAATTGATAGCTTAACAGAAAGGGCTATTGAATCTGCTCTGGATACACTCCGTAAAGACCACACTCTTATTGTGATAGCCCATAGACTTTCAACTATTATTAAAGCAGATAAAATAATTGTTTTAGATAAAGGCAAGATTGTATCAGAAGGCACCCATACTGAACTTTTAGGCCTTTGTCCTCTTTATAGAGAACTTTATCATACCTTTGTGCGCTGA
- the ispD gene encoding 2-C-methyl-D-erythritol 4-phosphate cytidylyltransferase encodes MVSVLIPCAGKGLRLKAELPKQFLSLKGIPLFIRTLKIFDNHSHCSSIILSVSQDFKQYIKETLLKYSIKKVYAITEGGETRQESVYRALLASPKETEIFLIHDAVRPFVSSDLITKIIEETRIHSAVIPAIPVRDALIKVQDDFLKRAISREGLYLVQTPQGVRATLLRETMERAFQEGLTFPDEGSLLHYYGHQVKVISGSFLNFKITYPEDFLLAEKLISE; translated from the coding sequence ATGGTCTCAGTTTTAATCCCCTGTGCTGGAAAGGGCTTAAGGCTAAAAGCTGAACTTCCTAAACAATTTCTATCTCTTAAGGGCATCCCTCTTTTTATTAGAACTTTAAAAATATTTGATAACCATTCCCATTGTTCAAGTATAATTTTATCGGTATCTCAAGATTTTAAACAATATATTAAAGAAACCTTATTAAAATATTCCATTAAAAAGGTTTATGCTATAACTGAGGGAGGGGAAACTCGTCAAGAGTCTGTTTACAGGGCCTTGCTTGCTTCTCCTAAGGAAACAGAGATTTTTTTAATCCACGATGCTGTTAGGCCCTTTGTTTCTTCTGATTTGATAACAAAGATTATTGAGGAAACCAGGATCCATTCCGCAGTTATTCCAGCTATACCTGTAAGAGATGCTTTAATTAAGGTTCAAGATGATTTTCTTAAAAGGGCCATTAGTAGAGAGGGCCTCTACTTAGTTCAGACCCCTCAAGGAGTCAGAGCTACGCTTCTTAGAGAGACAATGGAGAGGGCTTTTCAAGAGGGGCTTACTTTTCCCGATGAAGGCTCTCTTCTTCATTATTATGGTCATCAGGTAAAGGTAATTTCAGGGTCTTTTCTGAATTTTAAAATTACATATCCAGAGGATTTCCTTCTTGCAGAAAAATTAATCTCTGAGTAA
- a CDS encoding aconitate hydratase: protein MGMNLTQKIISAHLVAGKMNPGEEIAIRIDQTLTQDATGTMSYLEFEAIGIDRVKTELSVSYVDHNLLQTDFKNADDHLFLQTIAMRYGIWFSKPGNGICHQVHLERFAVPGKTLIGSDSHTPTAGGCGMLAIGAGGLDVAMAMAGKPFFLRMPKVVGVYLFNRLNPWVSARDVALYLLSLLTVKGGLGKVLEYFGEGVKTLSVPERATICNLGTEMGATTSLFPSDEITQAWLIAQGREQDFIPLAGDADARYDEIIEIDLSKIEPLCACPSSPDNVKRVSEEAGKPVFQVIIGSCANSSLKDLMVVSKVMERYKTHPMVSFEINPGSLQVLENLTALSGLRSLLEGGVRIHQSGCLGCIGMGQAPPTNAISLRTFTRNFPGRSGTNPDFVYLVSPETAVASAIRGVITDPRELGDYPEISLPGRFLINDSLLIPPLPEEQARKVEIIRGPNIAPLPGFDPLPEELEGVFLLKVGDNITTDHIMPAGAQILPLRSNLPAISQYVFKNVWADFPREALSLKEKGLSVGVLGGENYGQGSSREHAALAPRYLGVRVKLARSFARIHRSNLINFGILPLTFENSQDYERLEGGDRFHIKNLKMNLSSGEKRFKIEIEGKGEIWAIGDFTERERACLLAGSLLNLAKE from the coding sequence ATGGGAATGAATCTTACCCAAAAGATTATCTCAGCACATTTAGTAGCTGGAAAGATGAACCCTGGTGAGGAGATTGCTATCAGAATTGATCAAACCTTAACTCAAGATGCTACAGGCACTATGAGTTATCTTGAGTTTGAGGCTATTGGAATTGATAGGGTTAAAACTGAGCTTTCTGTCTCCTATGTTGATCATAATTTGCTTCAAACAGACTTTAAAAATGCTGATGATCATCTTTTTTTGCAGACTATTGCTATGCGTTATGGAATTTGGTTTTCCAAGCCTGGCAATGGAATCTGCCATCAGGTTCATCTGGAGAGATTTGCAGTGCCAGGCAAGACTTTAATCGGGTCTGACTCTCATACTCCAACAGCTGGTGGATGCGGAATGTTAGCAATTGGAGCAGGGGGGCTTGATGTGGCAATGGCTATGGCAGGAAAGCCTTTTTTCTTAAGAATGCCTAAGGTGGTAGGAGTTTATCTTTTTAATAGACTAAACCCATGGGTTTCTGCAAGAGATGTAGCCCTATATCTTCTTTCCCTTCTTACAGTTAAGGGGGGACTTGGGAAAGTTCTTGAATACTTTGGTGAGGGAGTAAAGACCCTTTCTGTTCCAGAAAGGGCAACTATTTGTAATCTTGGAACAGAAATGGGGGCTACAACGAGTCTTTTTCCATCTGATGAGATAACTCAAGCCTGGCTTATTGCTCAGGGCAGAGAGCAGGATTTTATTCCTCTTGCAGGAGATGCAGATGCAAGATATGATGAAATTATTGAAATAGATCTCTCTAAAATTGAACCTCTCTGTGCCTGTCCTTCATCCCCGGATAATGTAAAAAGAGTATCTGAAGAGGCAGGAAAACCCGTTTTTCAAGTTATAATTGGGTCATGTGCAAACTCAAGTTTAAAGGATTTAATGGTAGTCTCAAAGGTTATGGAAAGGTATAAAACTCACCCTATGGTCTCCTTTGAGATTAATCCTGGTTCTTTACAGGTCTTAGAGAATTTGACAGCTTTGTCGGGTCTCCGCAGTCTTCTTGAAGGAGGTGTGAGGATTCATCAATCCGGTTGTCTTGGTTGTATTGGAATGGGCCAGGCTCCTCCAACTAATGCCATTTCTCTTAGAACCTTTACCCGTAATTTTCCGGGAAGGTCAGGCACAAATCCAGATTTCGTCTATTTAGTCTCTCCTGAAACTGCAGTTGCCAGTGCTATTAGGGGAGTAATCACCGATCCAAGGGAGCTTGGAGATTATCCAGAAATTTCTCTTCCCGGGCGTTTTTTAATCAATGATTCTCTCTTAATTCCACCTTTACCAGAGGAACAGGCAAGAAAAGTAGAGATTATAAGAGGCCCCAATATTGCACCTTTACCAGGTTTTGATCCTCTGCCTGAGGAACTTGAGGGAGTTTTTCTTCTCAAAGTGGGTGATAATATTACAACAGATCATATTATGCCTGCCGGTGCTCAGATCTTACCTTTAAGAAGTAATCTTCCTGCCATAAGTCAATATGTTTTTAAAAATGTCTGGGCAGATTTTCCCAGAGAAGCCCTTTCTTTAAAGGAGAAAGGGCTTTCGGTAGGAGTTTTAGGGGGTGAAAATTATGGTCAGGGATCAAGTAGAGAACATGCAGCCTTAGCCCCAAGGTATTTAGGGGTAAGGGTGAAACTTGCCCGTTCCTTTGCCAGGATTCATAGAAGTAATCTTATCAATTTCGGAATTCTTCCTTTAACCTTTGAAAATTCTCAAGATTATGAGAGGCTTGAAGGGGGAGACCGCTTTCATATTAAAAATCTAAAAATGAATCTTTCTTCTGGAGAAAAGAGGTTTAAAATAGAAATTGAGGGTAAGGGAGAGATTTGGGCTATTGGTGATTTTACAGAGAGGGAAAGGGCCTGTCTTCTTGCAGGATCACTTTTAAATCTGGCCAAGGAGTAA
- a CDS encoding lytic murein transglycosylase, translating to MFFGVALGLIFLIAFSQSPEKPLQSSSPQCFSEFKAEIRPYAEQLLNRIKEDLKNKVPEDYIKEVLCRKELSFSPEIMLKSLTWREVNLPYHQFFEKERLKRAKSFIKENIELLNALEQHFQVDKEVIVSIFLIETDLGRKTGRHRVLNTFFSLALTGEEDLFKIYLQNQPEIDFSNETVKKRWEKRSNWAYKELLYFLEIAYKNQWDPFEIKGSIFGAFGYPQFVPKSYVVYGYDWDGDGKVDLYSISDALASIANYLQKEGYKIASERAEKKRIIMKYNISEPYAETVLKIADTLKNLSLTQNNELRGN from the coding sequence ATGTTTTTTGGAGTGGCTCTGGGATTAATTTTTTTAATAGCTTTTTCTCAGTCTCCAGAAAAGCCTTTACAGAGTTCTTCTCCCCAGTGTTTTTCAGAATTTAAGGCCGAAATTCGTCCCTATGCAGAGCAATTGCTAAATCGTATTAAGGAGGATTTGAAAAATAAAGTCCCAGAGGATTACATTAAGGAAGTGCTTTGCCGAAAAGAGCTTTCCTTTTCACCGGAAATTATGCTTAAAAGTCTTACCTGGAGAGAGGTCAATTTACCGTATCATCAGTTCTTTGAAAAAGAAAGACTAAAGAGGGCTAAAAGTTTTATAAAGGAAAATATAGAGCTTCTTAATGCGCTTGAACAACATTTTCAGGTAGATAAGGAGGTTATAGTTTCTATATTTCTTATTGAGACTGATCTTGGAAGAAAAACTGGGCGTCACAGGGTGTTAAACACCTTTTTTAGTTTAGCTCTAACTGGAGAGGAAGATCTTTTTAAAATTTATCTTCAAAATCAACCAGAGATTGATTTTTCTAATGAGACTGTCAAAAAGCGCTGGGAGAAAAGGAGCAATTGGGCCTATAAAGAGCTTTTATATTTTCTTGAAATTGCTTATAAAAATCAATGGGATCCCTTTGAGATTAAGGGCTCAATTTTTGGGGCCTTTGGTTATCCCCAATTTGTTCCTAAAAGTTATGTTGTTTACGGGTATGATTGGGATGGTGACGGAAAGGTTGATTTATATTCAATCTCTGATGCTCTGGCAAGTATTGCTAATTATCTTCAAAAAGAGGGTTATAAGATTGCGTCAGAAAGAGCAGAAAAAAAGAGAATCATCATGAAATATAATATAAGTGAACCCTATGCTGAAACTGTGCTCAAAATTGCTGATACCTTAAAGAATCTCTCTCTTACTCAAAATAATGAACTTAGAGGAAATTGA
- a CDS encoding M24 family metallopeptidase gives MNLEEIERRLSLFKGKLKDNSLDVALVFSPLNIYYLTGLWIKGFLFVTSDDIALFVRRPFEQTKKLCKLPTYFLEGFKSLSEILKEKWGHKIGLEYRAFSWEEGEKLKKILKDFELVSLDNIIWDLRMKKSPFEIACLREAGKRLSKALNITLAQFKPGMKELFASALLEKALRELGHPGYTRSVNNFELSYGYLISGKEGLFALPFTTGEGGRGLEGFPGGASLKRLRKGEAILMDFSGFYKGYYVDQTRMASFGRVKLAEPFYRASLEILTNLEKIAKPGISCSELYCVAENIVKKYGFQEFFMRHGDKINFLGHGVGLEIDEPPVISPRNEQKLEENMVIALEPKFHIPDLGVIGLEDTFLVTSAGLKRLTLYSRDWIYLN, from the coding sequence ATGAACTTAGAGGAAATTGAAAGAAGACTTTCCCTTTTTAAGGGTAAACTAAAGGATAATAGTCTTGATGTAGCCCTTGTTTTTTCCCCTTTAAACATTTACTATCTAACGGGCCTCTGGATAAAGGGTTTTTTATTCGTTACCTCAGATGATATAGCTTTGTTTGTGAGGCGCCCCTTTGAACAAACTAAAAAGTTATGTAAATTGCCTACTTATTTTTTAGAAGGCTTTAAAAGTCTCTCTGAGATCCTGAAGGAAAAATGGGGTCATAAGATAGGGCTTGAATATAGAGCCTTTTCCTGGGAAGAAGGAGAGAAATTAAAAAAAATTCTTAAAGATTTTGAATTAGTCTCTCTGGATAATATTATCTGGGATTTGCGAATGAAAAAGAGTCCCTTTGAGATTGCCTGTCTTAGAGAAGCTGGTAAGAGACTCTCTAAGGCCCTCAATATCACTTTAGCCCAGTTTAAACCTGGTATGAAGGAGCTTTTTGCAAGTGCTCTTTTAGAAAAGGCCTTAAGAGAGCTTGGCCATCCAGGTTATACGAGATCTGTTAATAATTTTGAGCTTTCTTATGGTTATTTGATTTCAGGAAAGGAAGGTCTTTTTGCTTTACCCTTTACCACAGGAGAGGGAGGAAGAGGTTTAGAAGGCTTTCCTGGAGGAGCAAGCTTAAAAAGACTGAGAAAAGGTGAGGCTATTTTAATGGACTTTAGTGGTTTTTATAAGGGGTATTATGTGGATCAGACGCGGATGGCAAGTTTTGGAAGGGTTAAATTAGCTGAACCCTTTTACAGAGCTTCCTTAGAGATATTAACAAATCTTGAAAAAATTGCTAAACCAGGTATTTCCTGTTCTGAACTCTATTGTGTTGCTGAGAACATAGTTAAAAAATATGGATTTCAAGAGTTTTTTATGCGACATGGGGATAAGATCAATTTTCTTGGACATGGCGTTGGCCTTGAAATAGATGAGCCACCTGTCATTAGTCCACGCAATGAGCAAAAACTTGAAGAGAATATGGTGATTGCCCTTGAACCAAAGTTTCACATTCCAGACCTTGGAGTAATAGGTCTTGAAGACACCTTTTTGGTTACCTCTGCAGGACTAAAAAGATTAACTTTATATTCAAGAGACTGGATATATCTCAATTAG
- a CDS encoding CTP synthase: MKRKRKLHTKFIFITGGVLSSLGKGLAAASLGALLEARGLRVTFQKLDPYINVDPGTMNPFQHGEVYVTEDGAETDLDLGHYERFTSAVMSSKNNYTSGKIYFSVITKERKGVYLGGTVQIIPHVTDEIKSVILELASKDVDVAIIEIGGTVGDIESLPFLEAIRQLGYDLGRENALYIHLTYVPYIQTAGELKTKPTQHSVKELRAIGIQPDILLCRTDRFLPQDIKRKIALFCNVEEDAVITAKDVECIYEIPLIFHQEGLDEKVVEKLNIWTREPDLSAWQNLVKTFTQPKDEVTIAIVGKYVNLKDSYKSLNEALVHGGIAHQLRVKLKFVSSDELTLENIKEAFQDADGILVPGGFGMRGIEGKILAIEYARKNKIPYFGICLGMQLAVIELARNVLGWKEANSTEFDPQTPYPVIYLMREWFDYRRGCIEKREEGCDLGGTMRLGAYPCKLVKDSLAYQAYKQDEIFERHRHRYEFNNAFRDDLIKAGLKIAGTSPNGELVEIVELEDHPWFVGVQFHPEFTSKPLKPHPLFASFISASYAKKRGKL; the protein is encoded by the coding sequence ATGAAGAGGAAAAGAAAGCTTCATACGAAGTTTATATTTATAACTGGAGGGGTTCTTTCATCTCTTGGAAAGGGGCTTGCTGCAGCATCTCTTGGCGCTCTTCTTGAAGCAAGAGGCCTCAGGGTTACTTTTCAGAAACTTGACCCCTATATTAATGTGGATCCCGGCACCATGAATCCCTTTCAGCATGGTGAGGTCTATGTCACAGAGGATGGGGCTGAGACAGATCTTGATCTTGGACACTACGAGAGATTTACTTCAGCGGTTATGTCTTCTAAAAATAATTATACCTCTGGAAAAATTTATTTTTCAGTAATCACCAAGGAAAGGAAGGGAGTTTATCTTGGCGGAACCGTTCAGATTATTCCCCATGTAACAGATGAGATAAAATCTGTTATTCTTGAACTTGCCTCCAAGGATGTGGATGTGGCTATAATTGAGATAGGGGGAACTGTAGGGGATATTGAGAGTCTTCCCTTTCTTGAGGCTATTAGACAACTTGGTTATGACTTAGGTAGAGAAAACGCTCTTTACATTCATCTTACCTATGTTCCTTATATTCAAACAGCTGGAGAACTAAAGACCAAGCCTACGCAGCATAGTGTTAAAGAACTTCGGGCCATAGGTATCCAGCCTGATATTCTTCTCTGTAGAACTGACCGCTTTCTTCCACAGGATATCAAAAGAAAGATTGCCCTCTTTTGTAATGTGGAAGAGGATGCGGTTATTACAGCTAAGGATGTAGAGTGTATTTATGAGATCCCCCTTATCTTTCATCAAGAGGGTCTGGATGAAAAAGTAGTTGAGAAGCTTAATATCTGGACTCGAGAACCTGACCTTTCCGCTTGGCAAAATCTTGTTAAGACCTTTACCCAGCCTAAGGATGAAGTTACTATCGCTATAGTCGGGAAATATGTTAATCTCAAGGATTCTTACAAATCTTTAAATGAGGCCCTTGTGCATGGTGGTATTGCACATCAACTTAGAGTGAAATTAAAATTTGTTAGTTCAGATGAACTTACTCTTGAAAATATAAAAGAGGCCTTTCAGGATGCTGATGGAATTTTAGTTCCAGGTGGTTTTGGAATGAGGGGTATCGAGGGAAAGATTCTGGCTATAGAATATGCCAGAAAAAATAAGATACCCTATTTTGGTATATGTCTTGGTATGCAGCTTGCAGTAATTGAGTTGGCAAGAAATGTCCTTGGCTGGAAAGAAGCTAATTCAACGGAATTTGATCCCCAGACTCCTTATCCAGTTATTTATCTAATGCGGGAGTGGTTTGATTACCGAAGAGGTTGTATTGAAAAAAGGGAGGAGGGATGTGACCTTGGAGGCACTATGCGCCTTGGAGCCTATCCCTGCAAATTAGTAAAGGACTCCCTTGCCTATCAGGCCTATAAACAGGATGAAATCTTTGAAAGACATAGACATCGTTATGAATTTAACAATGCCTTTAGAGATGATTTGATTAAAGCAGGATTAAAAATAGCTGGAACTTCACCTAATGGGGAACTTGTTGAAATAGTTGAACTTGAGGATCATCCCTGGTTTGTAGGGGTTCAGTTTCATCCTGAATTTACCTCTAAACCTTTAAAACCTCATCCTCTGTTTGCAAGTTTTATTTCTGCATCCTATGCTAAGAAAAGGGGAAAGCTATGA
- a CDS encoding PHP domain-containing protein yields MIDLHTHSTASDGTYSPSELVHLAKKEGLKALALTDHDTLQGLKEAYETSQVEGLEFLCGVEISIKIEGPGHFHLLGYFLTPEIPSLETTLLSLQKARDKRNKLMLEKLQALGIDITLEELENIAQGEIGRPHFAKLLIQKGVVKTFQEAFDRYLKKGAPAYVPKALLTPEEGINKILQSGGIPVLAHPITLKLNEKELSNYLAKLKELGIKGVEVYYSEHSKTFTEFLYTVAKRLDLLITGGSDFHGTNKPDIKLGRGFGNLKIPYEVFLKLKEALEKISS; encoded by the coding sequence ATGATAGATTTACATACCCATTCTACAGCCTCAGATGGAACCTATTCTCCATCCGAGCTTGTGCATCTTGCTAAAAAAGAAGGCCTCAAAGCCTTAGCTTTAACTGATCATGATACCCTACAGGGATTAAAGGAAGCTTATGAAACCTCGCAGGTAGAAGGCTTAGAGTTTCTCTGTGGGGTTGAAATAAGCATTAAAATAGAGGGCCCAGGGCACTTTCACCTTCTTGGGTATTTTTTAACACCGGAGATACCATCCTTGGAGACAACCCTTCTTTCTCTTCAAAAGGCAAGAGATAAAAGAAACAAGTTAATGCTTGAAAAATTGCAGGCTCTTGGGATTGATATTACTCTGGAAGAGCTTGAAAATATTGCACAGGGCGAGATTGGAAGGCCTCATTTTGCCAAGCTTCTTATTCAAAAGGGAGTGGTAAAGACCTTTCAAGAGGCCTTTGATAGATATCTTAAAAAAGGTGCTCCAGCCTATGTCCCTAAAGCCCTTTTAACTCCAGAAGAGGGAATCAATAAAATTCTTCAAAGTGGTGGTATTCCTGTTTTGGCGCATCCTATCACTCTAAAGTTAAATGAAAAGGAACTAAGTAATTATTTGGCTAAGCTTAAAGAACTGGGAATAAAAGGTGTAGAGGTTTATTACTCTGAGCATTCTAAAACCTTTACAGAGTTTCTCTATACAGTGGCTAAGCGTTTAGATCTTCTTATCACAGGGGGGAGTGACTTTCATGGCACAAATAAACCCGATATAAAACTTGGTCGCGGTTTTGGTAATTTGAAAATACCCTATGAGGTTTTTCTGAAACTTAAAGAGGCCCTTGAAAAAATTAGCTCTTGA
- the nadA gene encoding quinolinate synthase NadA codes for MNRESLIEEILALKEKRKAIILAHNYQPPEIQDIADLRGDSLELSLKASKTDAEVIVFCGVFFMAETAKIVSPQKRVLIPVAGACCDMANMLSPEEVVRLREKYPGIPVVTYVNSTAEVKALSDICCTSANAVKVVGTFSEKKILMLPDMNLARYVQRFYPDKEIIYFEGFCPFHHLLSPEDIYQAKAEHPEAIFIAHPECRPEVIDLADYVASTSGMLRLAKELPHEEFIIGTEIGLLYPLSKVAPEKKFYHPAPDKMLCPSMKKTRLEDVLNALKNFEFEVTLPEEIRSKAYQAVKRMLELS; via the coding sequence TTGAATAGAGAAAGCCTCATAGAGGAGATTTTAGCACTTAAGGAAAAAAGAAAGGCCATTATTTTGGCTCATAATTATCAGCCTCCAGAAATACAAGATATTGCGGATTTAAGGGGAGATTCCCTTGAGTTAAGTCTTAAGGCCAGTAAGACTGATGCAGAGGTCATTGTTTTTTGTGGCGTTTTTTTTATGGCTGAGACCGCCAAAATAGTTTCCCCCCAAAAAAGAGTTTTAATCCCTGTTGCAGGAGCCTGTTGTGATATGGCCAATATGCTCTCCCCTGAAGAGGTGGTAAGGCTTAGAGAGAAATATCCAGGTATTCCTGTGGTAACTTATGTTAATTCCACTGCAGAGGTAAAAGCTTTGAGTGATATTTGTTGCACATCTGCTAACGCTGTCAAAGTGGTGGGGACTTTTTCTGAAAAAAAAATTCTAATGCTCCCTGATATGAATCTGGCAAGATATGTGCAAAGATTTTATCCAGATAAGGAAATAATATATTTTGAGGGTTTTTGTCCCTTTCACCATCTCCTTTCTCCTGAGGATATTTATCAAGCCAAAGCGGAGCATCCTGAAGCTATTTTTATTGCTCACCCTGAATGCAGACCTGAGGTGATTGATCTTGCTGACTATGTGGCTTCAACCAGTGGAATGTTAAGGCTCGCAAAGGAGCTTCCCCATGAAGAATTTATCATAGGAACAGAAATTGGTCTTCTTTATCCTTTAAGTAAAGTTGCCCCTGAGAAAAAGTTTTATCATCCTGCTCCTGATAAGATGCTTTGTCCTTCGATGAAAAAGACCCGCCTTGAGGATGTCCTTAATGCCCTTAAAAATTTTGAATTTGAAGTAACCTTACCTGAAGAGATTAGATCTAAGGCCTATCAGGCTGTCAAAAGAATGCTTGAACTGAGTTAA
- a CDS encoding phosphoribosylaminoimidazolesuccinocarboxamide synthase, whose protein sequence is MLALFETNLTSVPLLHRGKVRDIYDLGDSLLIVATDRISAFDVVLPTPIPEKGKILTLMTLFWLNFLKDIVENHLITADVKEYPEVLKPYEEILKDRSMLVKKAKVLPVECIVRGYLSGSAWKEYQEKGEICGLKLPKGLRESDKLPEPIFTPSTKAELGKHDINISFEEMKRITGEEVAEKVKEISLNLYKKASSYAETRGIIIADTKFEFGVYKDKLILVDEVLTPDSSRFWPKEEYQPGRHQKSFDKQFIRDWLKNSGWKDGSPPPEIPSEIVHKTREKYLEALRRLIS, encoded by the coding sequence TTGCTGGCTCTCTTTGAAACAAATCTAACCAGTGTCCCTCTCCTACATAGAGGAAAGGTGCGTGATATTTATGACCTTGGGGATTCTCTTTTAATTGTTGCTACAGACCGCATTTCAGCTTTTGATGTAGTTCTTCCTACTCCTATTCCTGAAAAGGGAAAAATACTCACCCTTATGACCCTTTTCTGGCTAAATTTTCTTAAGGATATCGTGGAGAACCATCTTATAACCGCTGATGTTAAGGAGTATCCTGAGGTCTTAAAGCCCTACGAAGAGATTCTTAAAGATAGGAGTATGCTTGTAAAAAAGGCCAAAGTTCTTCCAGTTGAGTGTATTGTGCGAGGTTACCTTTCTGGATCTGCCTGGAAGGAATATCAGGAAAAAGGAGAGATCTGTGGGTTAAAATTGCCCAAGGGATTAAGGGAAAGTGATAAACTTCCTGAACCCATTTTTACTCCCTCCACAAAAGCTGAGCTTGGAAAGCATGATATTAATATTAGTTTTGAGGAGATGAAAAGGATAACTGGAGAAGAAGTTGCTGAAAAGGTAAAGGAGATATCTTTAAATCTCTATAAAAAAGCAAGTTCCTATGCGGAAACAAGAGGTATTATTATTGCAGATACTAAGTTTGAATTCGGAGTCTATAAAGATAAGCTTATCCTTGTAGATGAGGTATTAACACCAGATTCCTCAAGATTTTGGCCAAAGGAGGAGTATCAACCGGGCAGACATCAGAAAAGCTTTGACAAACAATTTATCCGGGATTGGTTAAAAAATTCTGGCTGGAAAGATGGATCTCCTCCTCCTGAAATACCTTCTGAGATTGTTCATAAGACCAGAGAGAAATACCTTGAAGCCCTAAGGAGACTTATCTCTTAA